The window CTGTTAGAAGTAAAAAAAGATGAAATTGAAATGAGAATAATCGACTTAATCACCCCGATAGGCAAAGGCCAGCGTGGGTTGATTGTTGCACCGCCCCGTACAGGTAAAACTGTCCTGCTCCAGGAAATGGCCAACAGTATCACAAAGAACCACCCTGAAGTGTATCTCATCATTCTTTTAATTGACGAACGGCCTGAAGAGGTAACAGATATGGATCGTTCTGTTCAAGCCGAAGTAATCGGGTCAACATTTGATGAGCCGGCGAGCAGGCATGTCCAGGTTGCAGAGATGGTAATTGAAAAAGCAAAACGTATGGTTGAATACAGGAAAGACGTAGTAATTTTACTCGACTCTATTACACGCCTTGCAAGGGCGTACAATACAGAAATACCTCACAGCGGAAAAATTTTGTCCGGTGGTGTAGACGCCAGTGCACTGCAAAAACCTAAAAGATTTTTTGGCGCTGCAAGAAATATTGAGGAAGGTGGAAGTTTAACAATTATAGCTACGGCACTTATCGATACGGGCAGCAGGATGGATGAAGTCATCTTTGAGGAGTTTAAAGGAACCGGCAATATGGAACTTCATCTGGTCAGAAAACTTGCCGACAGAAGGCTTTTTCCCGCTATAGACATAAACAGATCGGGTACAAGAAAGGAAGATCTTCTTCTTGATCCTGAGGAATTAAAGCGGATCTGGACGCTACGCAGGGTATTGAACGAGATGAATCCTTCAGAGGCTCTG is drawn from Candidatus Scalindua sp. and contains these coding sequences:
- the rho gene encoding transcription termination factor Rho, encoding MHITALQKMTIKELQDTSKKEGIKEYTGLKKQDLIFKILKERVNQNGLMFGEGVAEVLSEGFGFLRSPDYNYLPCPDDIYISPSQIRRFGIRTGAIISGQIRPPKENERYFALLRVEAINFENPDIMNENIVFDDLTPLHPANRLLLEVKKDEIEMRIIDLITPIGKGQRGLIVAPPRTGKTVLLQEMANSITKNHPEVYLIILLIDERPEEVTDMDRSVQAEVIGSTFDEPASRHVQVAEMVIEKAKRMVEYRKDVVILLDSITRLARAYNTEIPHSGKILSGGVDASALQKPKRFFGAARNIEEGGSLTIIATALIDTGSRMDEVIFEEFKGTGNMELHLVRKLADRRLFPAIDINRSGTRKEDLLLDPEELKRIWTLRRVLNEMNPSEALELLIKKLGKVPTNAEFLMSMNLK